The nucleotide window AAAAAAGAGGTGTTTAAATATAGGACTATCCATCCCATAGGGGTTTGGGCTTCATAGGATTTCATGATATTTCATCTCAATCCTCAGCCCTTGGGCTTCACCAAAGTCACGGACGTTCATCCCTCTCCGCCCCATTAGCGGAATAACCCCAACCCACACCCGTGAACGGATGTGAGGAAATCCGCACATCCTGTATCTCAACACCAGCCTTTCGGGATACGAACCCACATTTGGTGGTGCGTCATCAGATTATATTATATGTGTTTTTCATATTATCCTATATAAACTTTACGGTTTATCGGAAACCGTTGGCAACGGTGAATTTTCCGCCGCCCCCAACTTTACAGAAATTACATTATCATGTGTATGTGCTTAGTTGATCTGTTGGATATTTTTACACTAAACCACTATTATCTTCATTTCAATTAATCTCAAGGTCTACAATTTAGGCTTGTGAGATATCTTAAACGTTTGCTAAAAATTCAACAAGTCCACAAAGCAATGTGTATGATAAACTTTATATAATCATGTAATTATATAACTATGTGTGAAGTCAACAATAACTGTCAGTAAAAAAGTCAAGGAAGTCCTTGAGAGGAAGAAGAAGGAAATGGAAATTAAGTTAAACAAACCGTTAAGTTGGGACGAATTTTTCCAGAACATATTTAGAGAGGAAGAGGAGAGAATACCGAAATTAACTGAGGAAGAGGCTGAAATTCTTAAGGATTTGACTAAGGAGGATAGGAAGAATTGGAGAATAAGAGAATTTGTTTAGATACGGATGTACTTATAGATGCTTTTAGAAATGATATTAAGAAATTCATAGGTTATTACACTACCTGTATTAATCTTTATGAATTCTTGAGAGGATTAGCCTTTATTGGGAAAAATATAGATGAGTTCAAATCGTGGATAGAACTTAACCTTAACGTAGTATGTATTGATAATAACTCCCTAAAAACTGCTTCAAGAATTTACGCAGAACTTAGAAAGATGGGAGAAATAATTGAAGATCCAGATTTATTAATAGCTTCGATATGCATAGCTAATGACTTCTCTCTAATGACACATAATAAGAAACATTTTAAAAGATTAGAGAAATACGGCTTAAAACTAATTTAGACAAGCGTTTTTAAAACATATTAAACATATTTATTACAGAAACTAGAGAATATAGTGTAAATTTGCTTTACTGTTAAATTCACTAAAAATTCACATTTGAGTGTATACCTAACTAAAGAATAGCAGAACAAAGTTTGCCTGGTTGGTTTTTGACAAATCTCTCTGCAAAACAGTAAAGCTATCTCGATATTACTTGATGAATACAGATTATGTCATTCTTTATAGTTTGATATAATGTATAATTATATAATATAAAACATTTGAATTATGATCATTTCTCAATTTTACTCAGATCGCCAACGCCTCTCAGTGCTGGAGAGAGTAAATGAAGAGTGGAATAAATATCTCAATACACTAGGCGAAACAATCAACGGACTCATAGTAATCATCATAGATGAAACCTTCAACAACAGAAATACGCCAGAATCAAGAATGGATTAAGCAAACGAGGAAACTACAAGATCCGATATCAAACCAGCGAAACCTTCCAATACGGAGTATAATTCCTAACATAACAATCTACGACTTGAACATTAGATAAAGCCTACGTGGTAAGAGCCTTTTTATACGTCACAAGGAAAATGCTTAAGAAGTGGAGGTAAATGAGTTGCAAGCCAAGATCTGGATGGCTTCCACTATTACTGCTTTGAATATTAAAGCGTAAACTCGGGAAAAGCGTCGAAATAAATATTGAGCAAGCCGACAAAGTATTGGGGAACATAAGGTCTTTATATTAACTAAAAAGTGGTTAAAGTTGTTTTAATGCCAACTCTATTGCCGTATCTAATTGAGTATCCCTATTATTTACATAATCATCTGGCTTAATCTCAACAACTATATCTGGGTCTACTCCGTAATTCTCAATACCAAAACCTACATCCTCGAAGTTAACAGCAAACTCTGGTTGACTAATATAAGTTTTATCCACTAATCTATATCTAGGTCTTATACCGACAACACCTCCCCACGTTCTTCTACCAATAAGTACTCCTAGCTTGTACTTCTTGAACAAGAATGAAAAGATATCGCCATCGGACCCAGCATGCTCATTAGTTATTCCCACTAAAACCTTAGGAGAAGAGAAATAAGGCATAGGTATTGGTTTTCCATTTCTAGGATAATCATAGCCAACTCTTTTCAAGAGTAGCTTCTCTAAGAGTAAACCTGAGACAAAGCCACCCCTATTAAACCTAACGTCAACTACTAGCCCTTCTCTGTGGAATTCAGACATGAAAAGTCTGTAAAACTCAGCGAATCCTTGATACATCATATCTGGTATGTGAATATATCCTAATCTACCCTTGCTCTTCTCGTGAACATATTCCCTATTCTTCTCAACCCAATACCTATATATTAAGAACCTTTCATCTTTTAATACTTTAACCGTGACGCGTTTATTCTTACCGTCAGCAGTTATTACGTCAAGAATAACTTGATCCTTATTTATTAGATGAGAGTAAATGTTACCATTTGCATCTTCCCCGTCAATATTTTTTATACAATCTCCAACATTCAATTGAACACCAGGATCCCGTAATGGACTTCTCTCATTCTCATTGGTAGAATCCCCAACATAAATCTTTGTAATTTTGTAACATTTATTGCTCTCATCATACTCAAACTCAGCACCTAAACCACCAACTGACAACGGCTCCGGAGTATCGTAATCGTAAGCTGTTTCGTAGGAATGAGAAGTCCTAGTCTCGCCTTGCATCTCTTGAATTACATCAGAAAGCTCAAATCTAGTACTTATCCTATCTAAAAGTCTCTCGTATTTGGGTAAGATAGAGTCCCAATTCTTTAATCTCTCCTCATTCCAATAATTCTGCTTCATCAACTTCCACGTTTCCCTAAGCATTTGCCTCCATTCCTTCTCCGGCTCAACATAAACCTTAACTCTAGATAAATCTATTACCCCACCTTTTCTTCCAGTTGAGTTAAAATCTGGTTTTACATTAACATCAAATAGCCTTAGACTATCCTTAAGTATTAAAAGTATTTTACTTTTATCGCTAGACAAAGAGAAGCTTGAAACGTTATCTGCATATAACTCCTTCGCCTTATTCTCTAGATCATAAACCTCTAACCTACCAAACACATCTCCAGTTTGTGATCTAAGCCCCCTTATTGGATAGGAAAATAGGAAGATCTTGTTGTTCTTAGCTCCAGCTATTTGCACGTAATTTTCCTCTTCAATCGGGAATGGAACTACCCTATCTTCGATTCCCTCAATTATGACGTTTTTGTCGTTGCTATTAGCCTCATCTAATGGTTGGTTAAATGGGGAATAATAATTTCCTAAAACTACTAGGTATGGCTTAACAACCCTCTGGAAACTTAAATTAAATATTACCTTATCGTTAGTTGGGTCCAAATGCCTAGCAGCCAAGAAGTATAAATATCTACCATCTGGGTCAAATGATGGTGAAAAGTCATATCCATAGGGAGTCGTTATCCTAACAACCTTCCCATCAATGTGGGCAAGCTTTATTGATTGAGTATAATAGCCTTCTGGAAAAGCGTAAGCAAACCACTCAGCATTTGGATGCCAATCAAACTCTAAAATTAAGTCGTACTCGCTCTTATCTATTAATCTAGCGTTATCATTATCAATCTCGTAAACCCATAATTCAAGTTTATTGTTAGATAATAATACTTTCTTACCATCTGGAGAAACCTTAACTCTCTCTATTCTACTAAAATCCTTGTTTATAACCTTCTCACTACCGTCCTTACCTAAGATTACCAATTTGTCCTCATCGTTTACTCCTATCACGTCACCATTAGGCAAAACTTGAATCTGCCTATATTTTACACCTTGTTTCTTACCCAATTGAACTGAAGGACCATCCCATGGTCTCATTAAAAATACCTTGCCCCTACTTACTAATGCTATATAGTTACCATTTACAACAGCTTCGTTCATGTACTCCATTACATTAACGAATTTTGGTTGCTTCTTCTTCCTATCGGTAGGTAAGTTAATATCCAGTTTAGTTAAGCTGTCCTTTTCTGGATCGTACAAATATATGTCTCCAGCGTTTTGAAAAACAATTCTCTTACCATCACTACTGGCATTCCTACAATAATAATCAGTGAAATTAGTATGTCTCCTTAAATCCTTACCTTTTAAATCAACTGAATAAAGATTACCAACTCCCTCGTGATCAGATAAAAAGTAAACCCTTTCTCTAACTATCATAGGCCAGCTAACGTTACCATCTAAACTAACAAACTTCTCAAAGGTTTTACCACCATCGCTGGAAATCCATAATTCACCCTTAGTTCCACCCTTATACCCTTTCCAGTTTGGTAAGTCTTGATAACCCCTTGCAATTACTATTATATCATCCTTTATTACAATATTGGATAACATGCCGAAAGGCAATTTCTCTGTCTTTCCGTTATTTACATTTACCTTATACGCCTCAGTCCATTGAATAAAAGGAGTGTGAAAGTCAGTTATTACAATAATCTCGTCCTCAGAAATCCAACCAGCAACCCTACTATTCCTACTACCAAAATAGGTAACCCTCCTAGCTTGCCCGTCTTCAACAACGTAGATATCTCCACCTTGCTTACCGCTCTTAAGCCAAATAACAGAAAACGCCACTTTTCTACCACTTGGACTTATTTTAGGCCTAGTGGAAACTCCTAAACCACTTGTTATCCTAAGCGGTTTCATATCTTTTAAAGAAAGAAGCCAAACGTCATCATCTGAAGTAAATGATATTAAATCTCCCCTAATATCAGGGTACATATAGTATGCTTTCATATGATAATGTATAATTTTGAGTATATAGTGTTTTCCACAAAACTCTTTTACTCCAATTAGATCCTTATGGTTATGAAACCCTATGTAATAATATTTAGCACAGTATCGATAGATGGTAGACTCGCAACGAAAACTGGTTATAGCGAATTGAGTTGCCCTTATGATAAGCAAAGACAACATGAGATAAGAAGTGAGGTTGATGCAGTAATGGTGGGAGCTAATACGGTAAGAGTAGACAACCCATCATTAACTGTAAAGTATGGTAAAAATAGGAGAAACCCCATTAGAGTAGTGGTGACTAGAAGTTTCAATCTAGACCCTTCATACAAGATATTCACCACACCACCATCAACAGTAATCTATACTTCTAATTACGAAAGTGAAAAAGTTGAGGAGTTTATTAGAAAAGGAGTTATCGTTAGGAAATTCCTTCATTTAGATGATCTTTTAGAGGACTTATACGACAACTTCAACGTTAGAAGACTAATGGTTGAAGGAGGTGGACATTTAATATGGTGGTTTATAAAAGACAATCTTTATGACGAAATTAGGATAACAATTTCTCCTAGAATTTTTGGAAATGGAGTCAGTTTTACACAAGGAGAAGGATTTATTGGTGAGGATTCGCCTAGGCTCGAGTTAATTGATGCCAAAATTTGTGAATGTGGGAACGAAGTCCATCTTACGTACAAGAAATATATGACATAAAAAATATTTAGATCATATTATTAGCGATTATTCGAAACTTTTCTCCAATTCAGTTGCATGTTGGATACTCAATAGAACGTAAATATTTTTGCGAAAAATATTGTAAAGTCTTCATCTTAGAATTAGTATCTGTTATTCTACAAGGAATATAGGTTGTTTTTATTCAATATCAGTACTAAAAAATTTAATAGATGAGAGTAATATTCATACGTCCAAAAAATCTAAAGCTCAACGTGTATGATAATGTGATATCTAAACGGTTTTAAGGAGAGCGTCAACTAAACTGAAACTGTATTTGTTCCTAGGATATTCATATTCATCTCTGTAGTTAGGTAGATGATCTAATCTAGGAAGAATTTCAGTGCCGCGAAGGCTTGAACCCAGACAAACAGATCTCTAAAACGTTAATTTAACTCATTTGTGTTGAAGGGTTACTTGTCATTCTAAACAATTGTTTTTCTTAATTTTGTATTAATCTATAAATAACCCAATAGCTGTATTAAAATGGAGACTGGATTGTATATTATTGGGACCGCAAGAGTAGTGGGAATAATTATGAGTAACTTGCTTGAAGGGATTATTGCTATATTTAATCTGGTGAGGTACAAGCTAAGTACTCTGAATATAAAATCTTAAGATATAATATTTATTTATCTAGATTTTGTATAATAATTCTCTCTCGATCTCTTTTAACCTGTTATCTAAAGAAAGTAGCTTAAGGTTGTCGGCCTTTGCAGTGTACGGTACTCCCAAAATCATTTTACAAATGTAAATTCAATAAAGATTATCATATTATTTCCTAAAATATAAGAAAATTTATCCTATTACACCTATTATTGATTACCTAAAATTCAATTATATGTATCCAATAATATAAATAAAATGAAATTTCTTCGAATCTAATGCTATTTTTGATATATTAATATTAATTAATACTTTTTATGTTAACTATTATAAAAAGACATTGTTGTGATACTAAGATTTTCCATAAATTTTTATAGAATTGAGTAAGATAACCGTATAATGCGCTATAATTAGTTATTAACGGAAAACTATTATTTTTAATAATACGATTTTGGATCTACCGAGAAGGGGCGAGGCTTTCAACATTTTGTAAATCTTTGAGTATAAACTTATTCTTGAGAACGGTATATTTTGGGATATTTACCCATTTACCCAACATCTCCCTAAAATAGATAATGTGATTACCAAAAGGATAAAGATATTTTAAGTCTTTCAGATAGTGATTGCCCCGTCATACTCAAGATGAAAGCTGATATGAAATGGTAGAAGGGTGCATGGCTCATAAGCTCTAGAATCCTATCGTCCTTAACATTAGCGTAAGCTATTCCCAGGGCCGCAGAGATTTTATCTATATAAAATAGGCAATCGCCTTCTGCGAGAACTTCATTTATTATATTAAATAGAATATCTGGCTTGTCCGCTAACCTATGAAAGAGATCCCAATTTCAATTTTCACGTGAGAGTGTCCGGAATGTAAAAAATTGAATTTTTATTGGCAAGAATAAATTGGTTTCTAGTATTATCTTGGATTAAATTGGAGTAACACTTAAGTTATGGGAGTAGAGGGTAGTACCATGGCAAGAACATTAAGACACATACCAAACCTGATGTACTACCCTCTTCCCCCAATAGAGGATATGCCGTGGAGGGAAAAATGGTTAACGGAGATCAAGCCCGTGCTGGACGCCATGGATTTGGAGAGGGTCCTTGGCGAGGGCGCGCTGGTTTACCTGAAGTTGTTAATCGTCATGGTGCTCTATTCCTGCTCCTATAGGGACGCGGTGAAAATGGTCAACGTGAACGTGGTCGTGGCCTGGTTCGTGGGGAGGAAGGTGGGGAAGAGCACGCTGCACGACTTCGTGGGCAGGTTGTACGGGGTGAGGAAGAAGTTGTTGGAGATTTCCTTCAAGCTTGAGGAGAAGTGCCTACCCAGTTACCTCCCTGCGAGCGCGCATCTCGTGGACTTCATGGCGTGGCTAGTGGACTCCTTCCTACTGGACTTACCTCCTGGGAAGAGGAGCGTGGAGACCTTTCGGGAGAAGGCGGAGCTGGAGAGGAGGGAAGGTAACTTGGAGAGGGCCGGGAAGCTGCTCTCCCTGGGGAGAACCAAGAGGAGGTTCGAGGGAAGGTGGACCAAGAAGAGAGGGGTCTCGCACTACGGGCTCAAGGCAGTGGCCGTGATCTCCGTCTCCCTCTTCGTGAGGTCCATCACGTTGAAGCCAGCCAACTTCTCGGACAAGAGGTTCAAGTCACCGCTCAAGGGGATTAAGATCGCGGACAGGGGATTCTCTCCCTCCCCGACACAGCTCATAGCGCGGGAGAAGCCCTTCACTACCCTGAGGGCCCACGTGGAGTTCTTCGGCACCTACCTGAACGCGTTCTGGAGGCCCTACGGGACTACGACTTGGAGGAACGACGTCTTCCTTCACGTCCTGGGAGTGATCTACAACATCAAGATATTCCTCGCGATCCAACGGAGGACTCCTCCAGAACGTAGAGCCGTTCAGCTCTGAGACGCACCTCCTCGCGATCAGACAACGCTATGCGCGATAGGTAAATCCTCTCGTCTTGATATTTTTCCATTATAAAGTTTTTCTCGGTGATCCAGGTCCTATCCTTCTGGCAATATTAATATTTATCATTCTGTTTATCTATTCGTTCAGATAATTACATTCCGGACACTCTCTCGTTACCTTTTGACTTCTGAAAGGCTTCCAAAGCAATGTCTAAGTATCTTTCCTTTTTAGTGTATGCATAAGCTGTATTAGCGGAAAGTGCGTATAGCATAATATTCGTACCTTTATCTCCATGTTTAATCCTCTCTATACTATCAATTAACTTGTCAACCTCGTCAATTTCATTGAAGATGGAGTGATAGCTCACTAACGAGTGAGCGGAGAAATAGAATTCATAGTCATATTTCTTTAAGCCTTCCCTTAAACTCTCCACGAACTTCTCGCTTTCTTTAATTCTTCCTAGACCTCTTAATGCCACTGCCAAAGTATAATTATTTAGAATTTTCTCCGTTTTTTCTCTTTTATACGTTAAATAATAAGATTTTAATACATAAGGCTTTGTATAGTTTTATACACATTATTTTTTTAAATAAAAAGACAAAATAGGGTCTATTATCTTGTATTCATCATTTATCTTATCTACAAGTCCTCGATTTTTTAGTATTTTTATTACTCTATATATATTTGATACTTTGATTTCGCTTAATTTATTACCTTTTGCTAGGCCTTTCAATACCTTAATTTCGTTCTTTGTAAGCCCCTCTAGATCTTTTTTCAACTCTATCTCTACATTAGGATCTTCAAGAATGGCTTCAATGTTACATTCCCTCTCAAATATCAATCCGGCTAAATTCAACCACGCGGGGATACCTTCGGTTAATTCATAGACTTTTTCGTAATATTCTTTACATTTTCCTTTAAGCCCTTCATTTAAGAACCTTATTGACGTTTCTTTGTCAAATGATTTAAGTCTCTCTATTTTGAAATAGTTGTAAAATGGTTCTTTAGCCTCAGTTATCATTTCCTCTATTATACCTGTTTCAGATCCAGAAACTATTATTTCAACGTTTTTACTTTCTTGTAATCTTTTCCTAGTTAACTCTAAGATCTTTGGAAATGGTTGTTTAAGAACTCTAATCTTTTGAAACTCATCTATCATGATTACTACGTTCTTCCCAGTATCTTCAGCGATTCTTTGAGGTAAAAGTAACACATCATCTAAGATTTCACTGGGTTTTAATTTATTCTCTTTAAATAGAGAATAACGATCAATATATAACTCTAAATTCTGCATTCTAATGCTTAAGCTTTTGATTGAGCCAAGGAACTGATTTAATGACGCCACTAGAGATGATATCGTATTTTTAGCTCTCATTTTAAGCGACTTAGATAATGCCTCCAACACTAGCTTGCTAGTGAGCTCATCAGCAAATTCTTCTATTGATGTTATTCCTTCTAAACTTATCTTTGCTACTATATATTCATTACCTAATTTAATTTTAATATAATTTAGGAGTGAAGATTTACCCATTCTTCTGGGAGCTAATATTGCTACGGGCTGTCTTCTATTTATATAGCTAAGTAAAACGTTAACGTAATCCTCTCTATCAAAGAATTCATCTTCTTCAGTTAACTCTCTACCGAATATGAATTTGACCATACGGTACCGATATTATATCGGTACCGTAGTTTAAATTATTTACTGCGTTCAGTACACATTCTACCTAATAACTGCTTTAGCTAGGAAGTTGCCCAAGTATAGATGGAGTGTTTGGTATAATAATAAGCCTTATGAGGTGAAGTGACCCTCCCCTAATCACGCGGATTGAAAGAGTCCGCGTGGCAATAGTAGCTGATACTATGCTCAAAATTGGACCGAAAGATTTATTACTGAACGCCCTTTTGGAGAACATGAAATAACTTATAGGATAAATTACGGTGAAGATAGTATACTAAGAACTTTTAAAGTTAGGTATTTAGGAAAGGAAGGGGATAAGCATAGGGCCTTAATAAAAGAAGGCGTAACTGGTTGTGGAATAAGAACTAGAAGAATAGAGAACAAGGAGATATTAATACCAGATAAACTGTATCAGCCTTTACCCTTTACAACAAAGGAGTGAAAGTGAAGAAGATAAAGATCCAAATCCGATAGAATGCGAAATATGTAAAGCAATAGTTTCAGTATTATGTGGACTATTAGCTGAAGGAGTAGCTAAAAGTGTGGCATGTGACGAAGCTTGTGGAACAGTTTGCTTAATATTTGTTGAGGATCCCATTATTTATGATATTTGTGTGGTAATATGTATACCTTCTTGTGATGAACTACTTCAACTAATTATCTCAATAGGAGTAGCGACTGCATGTGGACTAGGTGGTGAGTATCTATGTCAAAAGGCTGGTCTGTGTTGCTAATAGATTTTTTTTAGATATGTGGTTATAAATAGCTAAGGAGGGAGGGATAGAAATGGAAAGAAAGGGGACAGAAATAGAAAGAAATAAGATATCTTTTTTAAAGTGGCTTGAGCTAACATTATTATTTGTGATTTTGCCTTCAGTAGTGGCAGTCATACTATCATTCTCAATCCCTTACTATTTATTGCATAACATAACACTAGCAAACACTCTTAGTACAATAATTCCAATAATAGTATTTGGCATCTCAGTG belongs to Saccharolobus solfataricus and includes:
- a CDS encoding PIN domain-containing protein; this translates as MENKRICLDTDVLIDAFRNDIKKFIGYYTTCINLYEFLRGLAFIGKNIDEFKSWIELNLNVVCIDNNSLKTASRIYAELRKMGEIIEDPDLLIASICIANDFSLMTHNKKHFKRLEKYGLKLI
- a CDS encoding S41 family peptidase, producing MKAYYMYPDIRGDLISFTSDDDVWLLSLKDMKPLRITSGLGVSTRPKISPSGRKVAFSVIWLKSGKQGGDIYVVEDGQARRVTYFGSRNSRVAGWISEDEIIVITDFHTPFIQWTEAYKVNVNNGKTEKLPFGMLSNIVIKDDIIVIARGYQDLPNWKGYKGGTKGELWISSDGGKTFEKFVSLDGNVSWPMIVRERVYFLSDHEGVGNLYSVDLKGKDLRRHTNFTDYYCRNASSDGKRIVFQNAGDIYLYDPEKDSLTKLDINLPTDRKKKQPKFVNVMEYMNEAVVNGNYIALVSRGKVFLMRPWDGPSVQLGKKQGVKYRQIQVLPNGDVIGVNDEDKLVILGKDGSEKVINKDFSRIERVKVSPDGKKVLLSNNKLELWVYEIDNDNARLIDKSEYDLILEFDWHPNAEWFAYAFPEGYYTQSIKLAHIDGKVVRITTPYGYDFSPSFDPDGRYLYFLAARHLDPTNDKVIFNLSFQRVVKPYLVVLGNYYSPFNQPLDEANSNDKNVIIEGIEDRVVPFPIEEENYVQIAGAKNNKIFLFSYPIRGLRSQTGDVFGRLEVYDLENKAKELYADNVSSFSLSSDKSKILLILKDSLRLFDVNVKPDFNSTGRKGGVIDLSRVKVYVEPEKEWRQMLRETWKLMKQNYWNEERLKNWDSILPKYERLLDRISTRFELSDVIQEMQGETRTSHSYETAYDYDTPEPLSVGGLGAEFEYDESNKCYKITKIYVGDSTNENERSPLRDPGVQLNVGDCIKNIDGEDANGNIYSHLINKDQVILDVITADGKNKRVTVKVLKDERFLIYRYWVEKNREYVHEKSKGRLGYIHIPDMMYQGFAEFYRLFMSEFHREGLVVDVRFNRGGFVSGLLLEKLLLKRVGYDYPRNGKPIPMPYFSSPKVLVGITNEHAGSDGDIFSFLFKKYKLGVLIGRRTWGGVVGIRPRYRLVDKTYISQPEFAVNFEDVGFGIENYGVDPDIVVEIKPDDYVNNRDTQLDTAIELALKQL
- a CDS encoding 2,5-diamino-6-(ribosylamino)-4(3H)-pyrimidinone 5'-phosphate reductase — protein: MVMKPYVIIFSTVSIDGRLATKTGYSELSCPYDKQRQHEIRSEVDAVMVGANTVRVDNPSLTVKYGKNRRNPIRVVVTRSFNLDPSYKIFTTPPSTVIYTSNYESEKVEEFIRKGVIVRKFLHLDDLLEDLYDNFNVRRLMVEGGGHLIWWFIKDNLYDEIRITISPRIFGNGVSFTQGEGFIGEDSPRLELIDAKICECGNEVHLTYKKYMT
- a CDS encoding IS5-like element ISC1234 family transposase, which encodes MGVEGSTMARTLRHIPNLMYYPLPPIEDMPWREKWLTEIKPVLDAMDLERVLGEGALVYLKLLIVMVLYSCSYRDAVKMVNVNVVVAWFVGRKVGKSTLHDFVGRLYGVRKKLLEISFKLEEKCLPSYLPASAHLVDFMAWLVDSFLLDLPPGKRSVETFREKAELERREGNLERAGKLLSLGRTKRRFEGRWTKKRGVSHYGLKAVAVISVSLFVRSITLKPANFSDKRFKSPLKGIKIADRGFSPSPTQLIAREKPFTTLRAHVEFFGTYLNAFWRPYGTTTWRNDVFLHVLGVIYNIKIFLAIQRRTPPERRAVQL
- a CDS encoding AAA family ATPase, with the protein product MVKFIFGRELTEEDEFFDREDYVNVLLSYINRRQPVAILAPRRMGKSSLLNYIKIKLGNEYIVAKISLEGITSIEEFADELTSKLVLEALSKSLKMRAKNTISSLVASLNQFLGSIKSLSIRMQNLELYIDRYSLFKENKLKPSEILDDVLLLPQRIAEDTGKNVVIMIDEFQKIRVLKQPFPKILELTRKRLQESKNVEIIVSGSETGIIEEMITEAKEPFYNYFKIERLKSFDKETSIRFLNEGLKGKCKEYYEKVYELTEGIPAWLNLAGLIFERECNIEAILEDPNVEIELKKDLEGLTKNEIKVLKGLAKGNKLSEIKVSNIYRVIKILKNRGLVDKINDEYKIIDPILSFYLKK